A genomic window from Triticum urartu cultivar G1812 chromosome 7, Tu2.1, whole genome shotgun sequence includes:
- the LOC125521927 gene encoding protein CYSTEINE-RICH TRANSMEMBRANE MODULE 13-like: MSYQQGYPPPGTAAAYPPPGQQQAYVAPPPATYQQGQQYPPAGGDTTSRGGHGHGGDGFLKGCCAALCCCCLLDACF, from the exons ATGAGCTACCAGCAGG GCTACCCGCCGCCGGGCACCGCAGCAGCGTACCCTCCGCCGGGCCAGCAGCAGGCCTACGTCGCGCCGCCGCCGGCTACGTACCAGCAGGGCCAGCAGTACCCTCCGGCCGGCGGCGACACCACCAGCCGCGGCGGGCACGGCCACGGCGGCGATGGGTTCTTGAAAGGATG CTGCGCGGcgctctgctgctgctgcctcctCGACGCCTGCTTCTGA